Proteins from a genomic interval of Osmia bicornis bicornis chromosome 11, iOsmBic2.1, whole genome shotgun sequence:
- the LOC114879441 gene encoding NPC intracellular cholesterol transporter 1 isoform X4, which translates to MNWFVFSRGHRRTLTDVSMSQASVILLVLGVCSIIVKASAADNGHCIWYGECYQDEMMHKKNCHYIGPAKPLDNEGQKILAKNCPHLINDSGNGINTCCDTNQLQTMDFNIKLAANFISRCPSCLDNLVKHFCEFTCSTKQSTFINVTDIQESDGKKYVNKIELFITNKYLEGTFNSCSKVSVPSTGQLAMDIMCGVWGASRCTPMKWFHYMGDAENNGYVPFQITYKNTDEPVGNFTPVDPIVTPCSKALNKNTPACSCVDCEGSCPVPPPAPPLPEPFTIISYDGYAVVMIITFISGTVLFVLSLVCHNNRKKIVARGEEVGRQVGRRLAAGLHHSGDGARIALAADQEDSPLQSKRSSVISADELPIGFDEEQQSTLIERLGASTDKLLAEFFCWWGTACASRPWFVLFIGFLFVVTLGHGIKYIHITTDPVELWAAPQSRSRVERKYFDEHFEPFYRNEQIIITSVGLPNIVHNTSNGPITFGPVFNDTFLKTIYQLQEGIKQIVTPNNYTLAHICFAPLTGPFTGPPTVSQCVIQSMWGYWQDSLENFDSTSVDDDNFTVNYLDHFRTCSQNAYNPECLAPYGGPVEPAIAVGGFLSPGQDLHNPSYEKATAVILTFLVNNYHNKSKLAPAMEWEKSYIEFMKNWTATKKPAFMDIAFTSERSIEDELNRESQSDVLTILVSYIIMFAYIAISLGQMKSCSRLLIDSKITLGLGGVLIVLASVVCSVGLFGFVGLPATLIIIEVIPFLVLAVGVDNIFILVQTHQREGRRPNESIPEHIGRTLGQVGPSMLLTSVSESCCFFLGGLSDMPAVKAFALYAGMALLVDFVLQITCFVSLLALDTVRQANNKLDVCCFIRGSKKDDGEDVVNGILYKIFKVAYVPLLLKKGTRAFVMIVFFAWLCSSIAVVPHIEVGLDQELSMPEDSFVLKYFKFLNSYLSIGPPMYFVVKEGLNYSDPRQQNLVCGGQYCNSDSVSTQIFIASKQSNVTYIAKPASSWLDDYIDWCELSNCCKYFKSNSSFCPHTESIKRCASCEITKNKFGRPVPTDFERYVSFFLQDNPDETCAKAGHAAYGHGVNYVTDPQTELSKVGASYFMAYHTILKSSADYYESMRAARAVSANITNMINTNLKRIGGNSTVEVFPYSVFYVFYEQYLTMWPDTLYSIGISLIAIFVVTFFLMGLDIFSSIVVIITITMIVVNIGGLMYWWHITLNAISLVNLVMAVGIAVEFCSHLVHSFSVSVKTTRVERVADALTNMGSSIFSGITLTKFGGIVVLGFAKSQIFKVFYFRMYLGIVLFGAAHGLIFLPVLLSYIGTPMNREKLANHKRAMQANLDNVQETSLNHRA; encoded by the exons ATGAACTGGTTTGTGTTTTCTCGAGGTCACCGACGAACTTTGACAGACGTTAGTATGTCACAAGCCAGTGTGATATTACTTGTGCTCGGTGTTTGCAGTATCATCGTTAAG GCATCAGCAGCAGATAATGGCCATTGTATTTGGTATGGAGAGTGTTACCAGGATGAGATGATGCACAAAAAAAATTGTCACTATATTGGGCCAGCTAAGCCATTGGATAATGAGGGACAAAAAATACTTGCTAAAAATTGTCCTCATTTAATCAATGATTCCGGAAATGGGATTAATACTTGCTGTGATACAAACCAATTGCAAACCATGGatttcaatattaaattagCAGCTAATTTTATAAGCAGATGCCCTAGCTGTTTAGATAATTTAGTAAAACACTTTTGTGAATTTACGTGTAGTACAAAACAAAGCACCTTTATTAATGTTACTGATATACAGGAAAGTGATG GTAAAAAGTATGTCAATAAAATAGAACTTTTTATAACAAACAAGTATCTTGAAGGTACTTTTAATTCGTGTAGTAAAGTATCTGTACCTAGTACTGGACAATTAgcaatggatataatgtgtGGAGTATGGGGGGCCAGTAGATGTACTCCAATGAAATGGTTTCATTATATGGGTGATGCAGAAAACAATGGTTACGTACCTTTCcaaattacatataaaaatacagaTGAACCAGTTGGTAATTTTACACCTGTAGATCCTATTGTTACTCCTTGCAGTAAAGCATTAAAT aaAAACACACCAGCATGTAGCTGTGTGGACTGTGAAGGTAGCTGTCCAGTGCCACCTCCGGCACCTCCTTTACCAGAACCCTTCACTATTATAAGCTATGATGGCTATGCTGTGGTTATgataattacttttataagCGGCACAGTTCTCTTTGTCCTATCATTAGTGTGCCACAATAATAGGAAGAAAATAG TTGCACGAGGTGAGGAGGTAGGAAGGCAGGTGGGTAGACGTCTAGCTGCAGGGTTACATCATTCAGGAGATGGTGCCCGTATTGCTCTCGCCGCTGACCAGGAGGATAGTCCACTTCAGTCCAAGCGTTCCA GTGTGATATCTGCAGATGAGTTGCCGATTGGATTCGACGAAGAACAGCAATCGACTTTGATCGAAAGATTGGGCGCCAGCACTGATAAACTATTAGCGGAATTTTTTTGTTGGTGGGGTACAG CATGCGCTTCACGGCCGTGGTTCGTTCTCTTTATTGGATTTCTTTTCGTTGTTACTCTGGGACATGGAATAAAATATATCCACATTACCACGGACCCGGTTGAATTATGGGCTGCCCCCCAGTCTCGCTCACGGGTTGagagaaaatattttgatGAACACTTTGAACCGTTCTATAGAAACGAGCAAATAATTATAACGTCAGTAGGTCTGCCAAAT ATTGTACATAACACATCCAATGGTCCAATAACGTTTGGCCCGGTGTTCAACGATACCTTCTTGAAGACAATTTATCAGTTACAAGAGGGAATTAAACAGATCGTTACGCCGAATAATTACACTTTAGCGCATATATGTTTTGCTCCATTAACAGGACCGTTCACTGGACCACCAACAGTTTCGCAATGTGTTATCCAAAGTATGTGGGGATATTGGCAAGATAGCTTAGAAAATTTTGATTCCACAAGTGTGGACGATGATAACTTTACTGTAAATTATCTGGATCATTTCAGAACTTGTTCGCA AAACGCGTACAATCCTGAATGTCTTGCACCTTATGGAGGACCGGTAGAACCCGCAATCGCGGTTGGTGGATTCTTGTCACCTGGTCAAGATCTCCATAATCCTTCGTATGAAAAAGCCACAGCGGTGATATTAACTTTCCTAGTGAACAACTATCACAATAAATCCAAACTAGCTCCGGCAATGGAATGGGAAAAGAG TTACAttgaatttatgaaaaattggaCAGCGACGAAAAAGCCAGCATTTATGGATATTGCTTTCACTTCAGAACGATCTATCGAAGATGAATTGAACAGGGAGTCTCAGTCGGATGTTTTAACTATCCTTGTATCTTACATTATCATGTTTGCGTATATCGCGATTTCCCTAGGTCAAATGAAGTCTTGCAGTAGACTATTG ATCGATTCTAAAATTACTCTCGGCCTTGGCGGTGTACTCATAGTATTGGCTTCTGTCGTTTGTTCCGTTGGTTTGTTCGGTTTCGTTGGCCTTCCTGCCACgctaattattattgaagTCATACCATTCCTTGTCCTTGCCGTTGGTGTagacaatattttcattctgGTCCAAACTCATCAAAGGGAAGGTCGTCGTCCAAATGAATCAATACCTGAACATATTGGTCGTACCCTTGGCCAAGTTGGACCAAGTATGTTGCTTACCAGTGTATCAGAAAGTTGCTGCTTTTTCCTTG GTGGATTATCCGACATGCCTGCCGTTAAAGCTTTCGCTCTCTATGCCGGTATGGCATTGTTAGTAGACTTTGTACTTCAAATAACGTGTTTCGTTAGTTTGTTGGCTTTGGATACTGTTCGCCAAGCG AACAACAAATTGGACGTATGTTGTTTCATTCGTGGTTCAAAGAAAGACGACGGAGAGGACGTAgtaaatggaattttatataaaattttcaaagttgcTTACGTTCCTTTATTGCTGAAAAAAGGAACCCGTGCATTTGTTATGATAGTGTTCTTTGCTTGGCTCTGTTCGAGCATCGCTGTTGTTCCACATATCGAAGTCGGTTTAGACCAAGAACTTTCCATGCCTGAAGACAGTTTTGTCTTGAAATACTTTAAA TTTTTGAACAGTTATTTATCTATTGGCCCGCCAATGTACTTTGTCGTAAAGGAGGGTTTAAATTATTCTGATCCGAGACAACAAAATCTTGTGTGCGGTGGTCAATATTGTAATAGCGACTCGGTATCCACTCAAATATTTATTGCATCCAAACAGTCAAACGT GACGTACATAGCGAAACCTGCATCCTCGTGGTTGGACGATTATATCGATTGGTGTGAACTATCTAATtgttgtaaatatttcaaatcaaatAGTTCTTTTTGCCCACATACAG AATCTATCAAGCGCTGTGCCTCGTGTGAGATCACTAAGAATAAGTTCGGTCGTCCGGTACCAACGGACTTTGAGAGATACGTGTCATTTTTCTTACAAGACAATCCCGATGAGACTTGCGCCAAAGCAGGTCATGCTGCTTACGGCCATGGCGTGAATTATGTTACCGATCCACAAACAGAATTGTCCAAGGTTGGAGCGTCCTATTTCATGGCTTACCATACCATTTTGAAATCGTCCGCCGATTATTACGAATCGATGAGAGCTGCAAGAGCTGTCTCAGCAAATATAACTAATATGATCAACACCAATTTGAAACGTATCGGTGGTAATTCAACTGTTGAAGTTTTCCCGTACAGCGTATTTTACGTTTTTTACGAACAGTACTTAACAATGTGGCCTGACACATTATACAGCATAGGAATATCATTGATTGCTATTTTCGTGGTGACGTTCTTTTTGATGGGCTTGGACATATTTTCCTCTATTGTCGTTATAATAACAATCACAATGATTGTTGTCAATATTGGTGGTTTAATGTATTGGTGGCACATAACATTAAACGCAATATCCCTAGTTAACCTTGTTATG GCCGTAGGAATCGCTGTCGAATTCTGTAGTCATTTAGTACATTCTTTCTCTGTATCAGTAAAGACGACTAGGGTTGAAAGAGTCGCCGATGCATTGACAAATATGGGAAGTTCTATCTTCAGTGGCATCACTCTCACAAAGTTCGGTGGAATCGTGGTACTTGGTTTTGCCAAAAGTCAAATTTTTAAG GTATTCTACTTCAGGATGTACCTGGGTATCGTATTATTCGGGGCAGCTcatggtttaatatttttgcccGTATTACTCAGTTATATCG GCACACCAATGAACAGAGAAAAGCTGGCGAATCACAAAAGAGCAATGCAAGCAAATCTGGACAACGTGCAGGAGACTTCTTTGAATCATCGT GCGTGA
- the LOC114879441 gene encoding NPC intracellular cholesterol transporter 1 isoform X5, protein MNWFVFSRGHRRTLTDVSMSQASVILLVLGVCSIIVKASAADNGHCIWYGECYQDEMMHKKNCHYIGPAKPLDNEGQKILAKNCPHLINDSGNGINTCCDTNQLQTMDFNIKLAANFISRCPSCLDNLVKHFCEFTCSTKQSTFINVTDIQESDGKKYVNKIELFITNKYLEGTFNSCSKVSVPSTGQLAMDIMCGVWGASRCTPMKWFHYMGDAENNGYVPFQITYKNTDEPVGNFTPVDPIVTPCSKALNKNTPACSCVDCEGSCPVPPPAPPLPEPFTIISYDGYAVVMIITFISGTVLFVLSLVCHNNRKKIGVISADELPIGFDEEQQSTLIERLGASTDKLLAEFFCWWGTACASRPWFVLFIGFLFVVTLGHGIKYIHITTDPVELWAAPQSRSRVERKYFDEHFEPFYRNEQIIITSVGLPNIVHNTSNGPITFGPVFNDTFLKTIYQLQEGIKQIVTPNNYTLAHICFAPLTGPFTGPPTVSQCVIQSMWGYWQDSLENFDSTSVDDDNFTVNYLDHFRTCSQNAYNPECLAPYGGPVEPAIAVGGFLSPGQDLHNPSYEKATAVILTFLVNNYHNKSKLAPAMEWEKSYIEFMKNWTATKKPAFMDIAFTSERSIEDELNRESQSDVLTILVSYIIMFAYIAISLGQMKSCSRLLIDSKITLGLGGVLIVLASVVCSVGLFGFVGLPATLIIIEVIPFLVLAVGVDNIFILVQTHQREGRRPNESIPEHIGRTLGQVGPSMLLTSVSESCCFFLGGLSDMPAVKAFALYAGMALLVDFVLQITCFVSLLALDTVRQANNKLDVCCFIRGSKKDDGEDVVNGILYKIFKVAYVPLLLKKGTRAFVMIVFFAWLCSSIAVVPHIEVGLDQELSMPEDSFVLKYFKFLNSYLSIGPPMYFVVKEGLNYSDPRQQNLVCGGQYCNSDSVSTQIFIASKQSNVTYIAKPASSWLDDYIDWCELSNCCKYFKSNSSFCPHTESIKRCASCEITKNKFGRPVPTDFERYVSFFLQDNPDETCAKAGHAAYGHGVNYVTDPQTELSKVGASYFMAYHTILKSSADYYESMRAARAVSANITNMINTNLKRIGGNSTVEVFPYSVFYVFYEQYLTMWPDTLYSIGISLIAIFVVTFFLMGLDIFSSIVVIITITMIVVNIGGLMYWWHITLNAISLVNLVMAVGIAVEFCSHLVHSFSVSVKTTRVERVADALTNMGSSIFSGITLTKFGGIVVLGFAKSQIFKVFYFRMYLGIVLFGAAHGLIFLPVLLSYIGVMPRRGRRGARQCASRARNEFRSQVQGPDSPLLQNDNNQFPTTSYASVNSIDPSDHRVIF, encoded by the exons ATGAACTGGTTTGTGTTTTCTCGAGGTCACCGACGAACTTTGACAGACGTTAGTATGTCACAAGCCAGTGTGATATTACTTGTGCTCGGTGTTTGCAGTATCATCGTTAAG GCATCAGCAGCAGATAATGGCCATTGTATTTGGTATGGAGAGTGTTACCAGGATGAGATGATGCACAAAAAAAATTGTCACTATATTGGGCCAGCTAAGCCATTGGATAATGAGGGACAAAAAATACTTGCTAAAAATTGTCCTCATTTAATCAATGATTCCGGAAATGGGATTAATACTTGCTGTGATACAAACCAATTGCAAACCATGGatttcaatattaaattagCAGCTAATTTTATAAGCAGATGCCCTAGCTGTTTAGATAATTTAGTAAAACACTTTTGTGAATTTACGTGTAGTACAAAACAAAGCACCTTTATTAATGTTACTGATATACAGGAAAGTGATG GTAAAAAGTATGTCAATAAAATAGAACTTTTTATAACAAACAAGTATCTTGAAGGTACTTTTAATTCGTGTAGTAAAGTATCTGTACCTAGTACTGGACAATTAgcaatggatataatgtgtGGAGTATGGGGGGCCAGTAGATGTACTCCAATGAAATGGTTTCATTATATGGGTGATGCAGAAAACAATGGTTACGTACCTTTCcaaattacatataaaaatacagaTGAACCAGTTGGTAATTTTACACCTGTAGATCCTATTGTTACTCCTTGCAGTAAAGCATTAAAT aaAAACACACCAGCATGTAGCTGTGTGGACTGTGAAGGTAGCTGTCCAGTGCCACCTCCGGCACCTCCTTTACCAGAACCCTTCACTATTATAAGCTATGATGGCTATGCTGTGGTTATgataattacttttataagCGGCACAGTTCTCTTTGTCCTATCATTAGTGTGCCACAATAATAGGAAGAAAATAG GTGTGATATCTGCAGATGAGTTGCCGATTGGATTCGACGAAGAACAGCAATCGACTTTGATCGAAAGATTGGGCGCCAGCACTGATAAACTATTAGCGGAATTTTTTTGTTGGTGGGGTACAG CATGCGCTTCACGGCCGTGGTTCGTTCTCTTTATTGGATTTCTTTTCGTTGTTACTCTGGGACATGGAATAAAATATATCCACATTACCACGGACCCGGTTGAATTATGGGCTGCCCCCCAGTCTCGCTCACGGGTTGagagaaaatattttgatGAACACTTTGAACCGTTCTATAGAAACGAGCAAATAATTATAACGTCAGTAGGTCTGCCAAAT ATTGTACATAACACATCCAATGGTCCAATAACGTTTGGCCCGGTGTTCAACGATACCTTCTTGAAGACAATTTATCAGTTACAAGAGGGAATTAAACAGATCGTTACGCCGAATAATTACACTTTAGCGCATATATGTTTTGCTCCATTAACAGGACCGTTCACTGGACCACCAACAGTTTCGCAATGTGTTATCCAAAGTATGTGGGGATATTGGCAAGATAGCTTAGAAAATTTTGATTCCACAAGTGTGGACGATGATAACTTTACTGTAAATTATCTGGATCATTTCAGAACTTGTTCGCA AAACGCGTACAATCCTGAATGTCTTGCACCTTATGGAGGACCGGTAGAACCCGCAATCGCGGTTGGTGGATTCTTGTCACCTGGTCAAGATCTCCATAATCCTTCGTATGAAAAAGCCACAGCGGTGATATTAACTTTCCTAGTGAACAACTATCACAATAAATCCAAACTAGCTCCGGCAATGGAATGGGAAAAGAG TTACAttgaatttatgaaaaattggaCAGCGACGAAAAAGCCAGCATTTATGGATATTGCTTTCACTTCAGAACGATCTATCGAAGATGAATTGAACAGGGAGTCTCAGTCGGATGTTTTAACTATCCTTGTATCTTACATTATCATGTTTGCGTATATCGCGATTTCCCTAGGTCAAATGAAGTCTTGCAGTAGACTATTG ATCGATTCTAAAATTACTCTCGGCCTTGGCGGTGTACTCATAGTATTGGCTTCTGTCGTTTGTTCCGTTGGTTTGTTCGGTTTCGTTGGCCTTCCTGCCACgctaattattattgaagTCATACCATTCCTTGTCCTTGCCGTTGGTGTagacaatattttcattctgGTCCAAACTCATCAAAGGGAAGGTCGTCGTCCAAATGAATCAATACCTGAACATATTGGTCGTACCCTTGGCCAAGTTGGACCAAGTATGTTGCTTACCAGTGTATCAGAAAGTTGCTGCTTTTTCCTTG GTGGATTATCCGACATGCCTGCCGTTAAAGCTTTCGCTCTCTATGCCGGTATGGCATTGTTAGTAGACTTTGTACTTCAAATAACGTGTTTCGTTAGTTTGTTGGCTTTGGATACTGTTCGCCAAGCG AACAACAAATTGGACGTATGTTGTTTCATTCGTGGTTCAAAGAAAGACGACGGAGAGGACGTAgtaaatggaattttatataaaattttcaaagttgcTTACGTTCCTTTATTGCTGAAAAAAGGAACCCGTGCATTTGTTATGATAGTGTTCTTTGCTTGGCTCTGTTCGAGCATCGCTGTTGTTCCACATATCGAAGTCGGTTTAGACCAAGAACTTTCCATGCCTGAAGACAGTTTTGTCTTGAAATACTTTAAA TTTTTGAACAGTTATTTATCTATTGGCCCGCCAATGTACTTTGTCGTAAAGGAGGGTTTAAATTATTCTGATCCGAGACAACAAAATCTTGTGTGCGGTGGTCAATATTGTAATAGCGACTCGGTATCCACTCAAATATTTATTGCATCCAAACAGTCAAACGT GACGTACATAGCGAAACCTGCATCCTCGTGGTTGGACGATTATATCGATTGGTGTGAACTATCTAATtgttgtaaatatttcaaatcaaatAGTTCTTTTTGCCCACATACAG AATCTATCAAGCGCTGTGCCTCGTGTGAGATCACTAAGAATAAGTTCGGTCGTCCGGTACCAACGGACTTTGAGAGATACGTGTCATTTTTCTTACAAGACAATCCCGATGAGACTTGCGCCAAAGCAGGTCATGCTGCTTACGGCCATGGCGTGAATTATGTTACCGATCCACAAACAGAATTGTCCAAGGTTGGAGCGTCCTATTTCATGGCTTACCATACCATTTTGAAATCGTCCGCCGATTATTACGAATCGATGAGAGCTGCAAGAGCTGTCTCAGCAAATATAACTAATATGATCAACACCAATTTGAAACGTATCGGTGGTAATTCAACTGTTGAAGTTTTCCCGTACAGCGTATTTTACGTTTTTTACGAACAGTACTTAACAATGTGGCCTGACACATTATACAGCATAGGAATATCATTGATTGCTATTTTCGTGGTGACGTTCTTTTTGATGGGCTTGGACATATTTTCCTCTATTGTCGTTATAATAACAATCACAATGATTGTTGTCAATATTGGTGGTTTAATGTATTGGTGGCACATAACATTAAACGCAATATCCCTAGTTAACCTTGTTATG GCCGTAGGAATCGCTGTCGAATTCTGTAGTCATTTAGTACATTCTTTCTCTGTATCAGTAAAGACGACTAGGGTTGAAAGAGTCGCCGATGCATTGACAAATATGGGAAGTTCTATCTTCAGTGGCATCACTCTCACAAAGTTCGGTGGAATCGTGGTACTTGGTTTTGCCAAAAGTCAAATTTTTAAG GTATTCTACTTCAGGATGTACCTGGGTATCGTATTATTCGGGGCAGCTcatggtttaatatttttgcccGTATTACTCAGTTATATCG GCGTGATGCCGCGCCGAGGGCGTAGAGGAGCCCGCCAATGTGCCAGCAGGGCTAGAAACGAATTTAGGAGCCAGGTACAGGGGCCTGACTCTCCTTTGCTCCAAAATGACAACAATCAATTCCCAACCACTTCCTACGCCAGTGTGAACTCCATAGATCCGTCAGATCATAGAGTGATCTTTTAG